GTAGGTCATGTTTTAGGCAGGCATTCGGCAGAACGCATTGCCAATAGTGAGTTTTGGCAAACCATATCTCAAGGAGCCTCGGTGGGAGCCGATGCCGGTGGAATTGTTGCCGGAATTGGTCAAAATGTGTTATTGGGGAACGGACGGGATGACGAATTGGAAAGTGACGATCTAGGCGTTCGATTTATGATAAAAGCCGGTTACGACCCCTATGAAATGATCGACGTTATGAAAATTTTAAAAGCTGCAGCGGGCCCAAGTAGAGCCCCCGAGTTTCAAAGTACGCATCCGGATCCCGAAAATAGAATAGAACATATTAAGGCCGCAATCAAAAAATACGGAGGTTAAAATTGTATTTAATCCTTTATTAAATCCCGCCTTGCGGGATTTTGTTTTTATCTTTGCCCCATGCATAAAAAAGTCCTTTTGTTAATCCTTGACGGTTGGGGAATTACCCAGGATCCTTCCGTTTCGGCGATAGCCCAAGCCTATACTCCCTTTATCGATTCCTTGTATAAAAAGTACCCGAATTCACAATTGTTAACCCATGGAATGAACGTTGGTTTGCCCGAAGGGCAGATGGGAAACAGTGAGGTAGGGCACATGAATTTAGGCGCGGGACGAATCGTGTATCAGGACTTGGCAAAGGTAAACTTAGCTGTTGCAAACAACACATTAAAAGACGAACCAACGCTAAAAGCCGCTTTTCAATACGCTAAAGACAACAATAAAAAAGTGCATTTTCTGGGATTGGTTTCCAATGGGGGGGTGCATTCGCATATAAGTCATTTAAAGGGCTTACTAACTGCAACACATAATTTCGGGTTGACCAATGTCTTTGTGCATGCGTTTACCGACGGACGCGACGTCGATCCAAAATCGGGGGTGCATCACATTGCCGATTTACAACAACATCTTTCAAAAACCACAGGGAAAATTGCTTCGGTTATTGGCAGGTATTATGCCATGGACAGAGACAAACGCTGGGAACGGGTTAAAAGAGTATACGATTTACTTCGCTTTGGAAAGGGAACCTCTTCAGAAAATATAGTGCAAAGTATTCAAGATAGCTATTCCAACGGAATCACCGACGAATTTATAGAACCCATTGTCATGACTGAAAACGGTAGTCCGGTAGGCACTATTTCAGAAAATGATGTGGTTATCTTTATCAATTTCAGAACCGACAGAGGCCGCCAACTCACCGAGGTATTGACACAAAATAATTACGAAGGCTTCGGAATGAAAACCCTGCCCTTGTACTATGTCACGCTTACCAATTACGACGACTCATTTCGAGGAATTAAGGTGGTTTATAATAAAGACAATGTAATTAATCCCTTAGGCGAGGTGTTGGAACAACATGGAAAAACGCAAATTCGTATCGCCGAAACCGAGAAATACCCACATGTTACCTTCTTTTTTAACGGCGGGAGGGAAGCTGCTTTCGAAGGTGAAAAACGAATCCTATGCTCTTCTCCAAAAGTTGCTACCTACGATTTAAAACCCGAAATGAGCGCCTACGAGGTTCGCGATAAAATTCTACCGGAAATCAATGGTCAAACAGCCGATTTTATTTGCTTGAATTTTGCGAATCCCGATATGGTAGGTCATACCGGTGTTTTTGAAGCCGCCATAAAAGCCTGCGAAACGGTTGATAAATGTAGTGAAGCCATTGTTGAAGCTGCTAAAGCCAACGGATATAGCGTTCTTATTTTGGCCGATCACGGAAACAGTGAAACCATGAGAAATCCTGACGGATCTCCCAACACGGCACATACCACCAATCCGGTGCCGCTCATTCTTGTAGACGACGATTTTAAATCGATTAAGGAAGGAGTTTTGGGAGATATCGCCCCTACCATCCTTAATTTAATGGGAATTGAGAAACCTGATGTGATGACAAGAAGTTCACTACTGTAGCGATTTACTTATTGCATTGATTGGTTCTTCCAGGCATTTAACTTTAAAAATGCCAATATTCTTTGTATTTTTGCGCTTTTAAATGACGTATGATTCACGAGACTTATACCATAGCGATAGACTTTGACGGTACTATTGTAGAAGATGAATATCCCAAGATTGGTAAGCCGGTACTTTTTGCTTTTGATACTTTGAAAAAACTGCAGGAAAAAGGGCATCGGTTGATTTTATGGACGTATAGAAACGGAAAGGCATTAGACGAAGCAGTTGCATTTTGCAAAGACAATGGAATTGTTTTCTATGCCGTGAATAAAAGTTTTCCTGAAGAAGAATTTGATCCTAAATACAGTAGAAAGATTAACGCCGACTTCTTTATTGACGATCGCAATATTGGTGGACTTAAAAGTTGGGGAGAAATTTATCTGGATATGATTGGCGAAGAAAAACCCGATGATTCAACGTATAAAAAAAGAAAAAGAGGATGGTTTTCCTTTTAAAAAACAGCAATGATTATACCTAAAACAAGCGAAGAAATAGAGTTAATGCGCGAAGCAGCCCTAATTGTATCCAAAACATTGGGGATACTCGCAAAGGAAGTGAAACCGGGCGTTACCACACTTTATTTAGATAAGTTGGCAGAAGAGCATGTTCGTGATTTGGGTGCCATTCCGGGCTTTTTGGGATTGTACGATTTTCCGAACACACTCTGTATGAGTCCCAATGCACAAGTGGTTCATGGCTTTCCTAATAACATCCCATTAAAAGAAGGAGATATCATCTCGATAGATTGTGGCGCTATAAAAAACGGCTTTTACGGGGATCACGCTTATACCTTCGAAGTGGGCGAAGTTGCTCCCGCTGTTAAAAAACTAATTCAAATTACAAAGGAATCGCTCTATGTAGGGATTCGTGAATTTAAGGCAGGAAACCGAAACGGAGACGTTGGTTATGCCATTCAACAGTATTGTGAAGCACATGGTTACGGGGTCGTGAGAGAATTGGTTGGACACGGCTTGGGCAGAAAAATGCACGAGGATCCCGAAATGCCCAATTACGGACGTCGCGGACAAGGCAAGAAGTTTATTGAAGGAATGACTGTGGCAATTGAACCCATGATTAATATGGGGACGCGAAAAATTGAACAACTGGAAGACGGTTGGACCATTCTTACCCTGGACCGTAAACCCAGTGCGCATTTTGAACATAATGTGGCTTTGGTAAACGGAAAACCCGAACTGCTTTCAACCTTCGGATATATCTACGATGCACTGGGAATTGAAAGTGATGAAGAAAATGAATTCAGGCAGAAGGAACTTGTATTGTAATTGATTTCACAATGCAAAAACTCTTTAAATTTTTTCTAAATTTATTTCCCCGAACTTTTTTAATCAGAATGAGCTTTGTGGTACGACCTATAGTCGCTTTTTTTCTTAGAGGCACTAAATACACCGATCCCATTGACGGAAAGTCGTACCGAAAGTTTTTACCCTACGGCTACGAAAAAGTACGTGAGAATGTATTATCTCCCGGAACACTT
This genomic stretch from Ulvibacter sp. MAR_2010_11 harbors:
- the gpmI gene encoding 2,3-bisphosphoglycerate-independent phosphoglycerate mutase, producing the protein MHKKVLLLILDGWGITQDPSVSAIAQAYTPFIDSLYKKYPNSQLLTHGMNVGLPEGQMGNSEVGHMNLGAGRIVYQDLAKVNLAVANNTLKDEPTLKAAFQYAKDNNKKVHFLGLVSNGGVHSHISHLKGLLTATHNFGLTNVFVHAFTDGRDVDPKSGVHHIADLQQHLSKTTGKIASVIGRYYAMDRDKRWERVKRVYDLLRFGKGTSSENIVQSIQDSYSNGITDEFIEPIVMTENGSPVGTISENDVVIFINFRTDRGRQLTEVLTQNNYEGFGMKTLPLYYVTLTNYDDSFRGIKVVYNKDNVINPLGEVLEQHGKTQIRIAETEKYPHVTFFFNGGREAAFEGEKRILCSSPKVATYDLKPEMSAYEVRDKILPEINGQTADFICLNFANPDMVGHTGVFEAAIKACETVDKCSEAIVEAAKANGYSVLILADHGNSETMRNPDGSPNTAHTTNPVPLILVDDDFKSIKEGVLGDIAPTILNLMGIEKPDVMTRSSLL
- a CDS encoding BT0820 family HAD-type phosphatase, whose translation is MIHETYTIAIDFDGTIVEDEYPKIGKPVLFAFDTLKKLQEKGHRLILWTYRNGKALDEAVAFCKDNGIVFYAVNKSFPEEEFDPKYSRKINADFFIDDRNIGGLKSWGEIYLDMIGEEKPDDSTYKKRKRGWFSF
- the map gene encoding type I methionyl aminopeptidase produces the protein MIIPKTSEEIELMREAALIVSKTLGILAKEVKPGVTTLYLDKLAEEHVRDLGAIPGFLGLYDFPNTLCMSPNAQVVHGFPNNIPLKEGDIISIDCGAIKNGFYGDHAYTFEVGEVAPAVKKLIQITKESLYVGIREFKAGNRNGDVGYAIQQYCEAHGYGVVRELVGHGLGRKMHEDPEMPNYGRRGQGKKFIEGMTVAIEPMINMGTRKIEQLEDGWTILTLDRKPSAHFEHNVALVNGKPELLSTFGYIYDALGIESDEENEFRQKELVL